The following are encoded together in the Verrucomicrobiia bacterium genome:
- the gspK gene encoding type II secretion system minor pseudopilin GspK, translating into MKSGASPTNRFPDNRGIAIVIVLWVVLVLSLLISGFAFTMHVETQVASYARKELKAEMLARSGVEVARMELIVGALSPTNSGIDALNQEWATNALMYVDHELGDGIYNVKVTDEESKIPINRATDLQLKRLFGLLGADPADGDVITDSILDWIDADDLTRLNGAESDYYQSLSPPYRAKNAPLDRVEELLLIRGVTPELYKGTPATDTDPARPGLQDVFTTMTSGFINVNTASAIVLGTLGLDDAQVQAVLARRDGADGIPGTDDDLPFHSAEEFFAAIGNLDPEAKQSAQPLVAVTSSFFTVKSTGEVGGVKRTILATLYRNAGKVQTVMWREVREGT; encoded by the coding sequence ATGAAAAGCGGCGCCTCTCCTACCAACCGCTTTCCCGACAACCGCGGCATCGCCATCGTCATCGTGTTGTGGGTCGTGCTGGTTTTGTCCTTGCTGATTAGTGGGTTTGCTTTCACAATGCACGTCGAAACGCAGGTGGCATCGTACGCCCGCAAGGAGTTGAAGGCCGAAATGTTAGCGCGTTCGGGCGTCGAGGTGGCGCGAATGGAGTTGATCGTCGGCGCACTGTCTCCAACCAATTCCGGGATTGACGCGCTCAACCAGGAATGGGCCACCAACGCGTTGATGTACGTGGACCATGAATTGGGTGACGGAATTTACAATGTGAAGGTGACTGACGAGGAATCAAAGATCCCGATCAACCGCGCGACCGACCTGCAACTCAAGCGCCTGTTCGGGTTGCTCGGCGCTGACCCGGCGGATGGCGACGTCATCACGGATTCGATCCTGGATTGGATTGACGCAGACGATTTGACCCGCCTGAACGGCGCGGAGAGTGACTATTACCAGAGCCTTTCGCCGCCTTATCGCGCGAAAAACGCCCCGCTGGATCGGGTTGAAGAACTGTTGTTGATTCGCGGGGTGACACCCGAGTTGTACAAAGGGACGCCGGCGACGGATACAGATCCGGCGCGGCCGGGTCTGCAAGATGTTTTTACCACGATGACCTCGGGCTTTATCAATGTGAACACCGCGTCGGCGATTGTTTTGGGGACGCTGGGTCTCGACGACGCCCAGGTACAGGCTGTCCTGGCCCGCCGTGATGGCGCCGACGGCATCCCGGGTACGGACGATGACCTGCCGTTCCACAGTGCCGAAGAGTTCTTCGCGGCGATCGGCAATCTCGATCCAGAAGCCAAACAGTCAGCGCAGCCTCTCGTTGCAGTTACCTCGTCGTTTTTCACCGTGAAGTCTACTGGAGAGGTTGGTGGCGTGAAGCGCACCATCCTGGCGACGCTGTATCGCAACGCGGGCAAGGTCCAGACTGTCATGTGGCGTGAAGTGCGGGAGGGGACGTGA
- a CDS encoding prepilin-type N-terminal cleavage/methylation domain-containing protein, with the protein MLSHCPNSKRGGFTLVEVLAAVAILSLVLTGVYGLWSGSLRAWRRGGEATEVFQRQRVVMETLAELAQSAVYFAASPDLYEVIGVRHPGLGDSVSFVTASDAFLPPSEASDVGMRRVTISMEQDDYRRTYLAIVNQPALSVTDDTKQELQAHVISMDVSGFFIRYLDPRDGAWYDKWEDANAIPAAMEFTVVFGQPGDQIPPVTVTRAIDLPVADFIARGTNPMLAPLSSTNEVQRRDVDSLGTLNTNVGQQRGQQGSPLPRGM; encoded by the coding sequence ATGCTGTCCCATTGTCCCAACAGCAAGCGCGGGGGTTTCACGCTGGTCGAAGTCCTGGCGGCGGTGGCGATTCTCAGCCTCGTTCTTACCGGGGTATACGGCCTTTGGAGCGGCTCTTTGAGGGCGTGGCGGCGCGGCGGTGAAGCCACCGAGGTATTTCAGCGGCAACGGGTCGTCATGGAAACGCTGGCGGAGTTGGCACAATCGGCCGTTTACTTTGCCGCGTCTCCCGACTTGTACGAAGTGATTGGCGTCAGACATCCGGGCCTGGGCGACAGCGTGAGTTTTGTCACAGCTTCGGATGCGTTCCTGCCGCCCAGCGAAGCCAGTGACGTTGGCATGCGACGAGTGACCATCTCCATGGAGCAGGATGATTACCGGCGCACCTACCTTGCCATCGTGAACCAGCCCGCTCTGAGCGTGACCGATGATACCAAGCAAGAGCTCCAGGCGCACGTGATATCGATGGACGTGAGCGGCTTCTTCATCCGCTACCTCGACCCGCGCGATGGGGCCTGGTACGACAAGTGGGAAGACGCCAACGCCATTCCAGCCGCAATGGAGTTCACCGTTGTCTTCGGCCAGCCCGGCGACCAAATCCCGCCCGTGACCGTTACACGGGCGATCGATCTTCCGGTCGCCGATTTCATCGCCCGCGGGACCAACCCAATGCTGGCCCCCCTGTCGAGCACCAACGAGGTCCAACGCCGCGACGTTGATTCTCTGGGAACGCTGAACACCAATGTGGGACAACAGCGAGGGCAGCAAGGGTCCCCACTCCCGAGGGGAATGTGA
- the pilM gene encoding pilus assembly protein PilM, producing MKTNLNPRKLSGLGHARGWAAVAFGPSSLELTTTRTEGSEVSVLQQSSASAVPPAEAPDAPPQWQNAAQSLRQQFDPREHRVVTSVSCEDVLCQILRLPATEPTELKQMLDLQIDNITPLPLEEVVYSFEPLAVADGQTQVLVAIASKAKVNERVEALESAGLQPEMVSVDALAMFHALARRNLLATDDRLNVLVILGLVSADVIVYSQVVPLAVRSLVLGAEGESVLREELQRTFVATEAGQPERAMGGVIFLAPGEELKAFAEKVANGLTAQSSLLSNGTVPTAGLSLCLQYATGEAAHLNLLPEEWRQKRQIKAFRRRLIRGAIALGVIYVLALAVFLTLLALKNAQFNRVVKEIKNQQKNYDAARQLEGELIAMRNQLDTKSSALEVLREITSRMPKDMQLTSFVFKKDLTLSLKGQAPSGAVALDFQTRLQQCDLFSKVSGRSDTVGGLTKFDLTCTLKTAAGPVTAGRR from the coding sequence GTGAAGACCAATCTCAATCCGCGCAAACTGAGCGGTCTGGGTCATGCCCGTGGTTGGGCGGCTGTTGCGTTCGGGCCCTCCAGCCTTGAACTTACCACCACACGCACGGAAGGCTCTGAGGTCAGCGTGCTGCAACAGTCCTCCGCCAGCGCCGTACCACCCGCCGAGGCACCGGACGCGCCGCCGCAATGGCAGAATGCAGCGCAGTCGCTGCGCCAACAATTCGATCCCCGCGAGCATCGCGTTGTCACTTCCGTGAGTTGCGAAGACGTGCTCTGCCAGATCCTGCGTCTGCCCGCGACCGAGCCGACCGAATTAAAGCAGATGCTTGATTTGCAGATCGACAACATCACGCCCCTGCCGCTGGAGGAAGTCGTCTACAGCTTCGAACCATTGGCCGTCGCTGATGGACAAACACAGGTACTCGTGGCCATCGCGAGCAAGGCCAAGGTCAATGAGCGCGTAGAAGCGCTGGAATCAGCCGGATTACAACCGGAAATGGTCTCGGTTGACGCTTTGGCCATGTTCCATGCGCTGGCCCGGCGCAACCTGTTGGCGACGGACGACCGCCTGAATGTGCTGGTGATCCTTGGGTTGGTCTCCGCAGATGTGATTGTGTACTCACAAGTCGTGCCCCTCGCGGTCCGTTCCCTCGTGCTGGGAGCGGAAGGCGAATCCGTGTTACGCGAAGAACTTCAGCGCACGTTTGTCGCGACCGAGGCTGGACAGCCGGAACGGGCGATGGGTGGCGTCATCTTTCTCGCACCCGGCGAAGAATTGAAAGCGTTCGCGGAGAAAGTCGCAAACGGCCTGACCGCGCAGTCGTCGCTGCTCAGCAACGGCACCGTGCCCACCGCGGGCCTGAGCCTGTGCCTGCAGTACGCGACCGGTGAGGCGGCCCATTTGAACCTCCTGCCGGAGGAGTGGCGGCAAAAGCGCCAAATCAAAGCCTTCCGGAGGCGGCTCATTCGTGGAGCGATTGCGCTGGGCGTCATTTACGTCCTGGCGCTCGCGGTGTTCCTGACCCTGCTGGCTTTGAAGAACGCACAATTCAATCGGGTTGTGAAGGAAATCAAGAACCAGCAGAAGAACTACGACGCTGCGCGGCAGTTGGAGGGTGAGTTGATTGCGATGCGCAATCAACTCGATACGAAATCGTCCGCGCTGGAGGTCTTGCGCGAGATCACGTCGCGCATGCCGAAAGACATGCAATTGACTTCGTTTGTGTTCAAGAAGGACCTGACGTTGTCACTCAAGGGACAGGCGCCGTCGGGGGCCGTCGCGCTCGATTTTCAAACCCGACTTCAGCAGTGCGATCTGTTTTCGAAAGTGTCGGGCCGCAGCGACACGGTGGGCGGCTTGACGAAGTTTGACCTGACTTGTACTCTCAAAACCGCTGCGGGGCCGGTAACGGCTGGGAGACGATGA
- the gspM gene encoding type II secretion system protein GspM — protein sequence MKITKRERGILVVAVTAAVLISNYFLVIPLLRNWRETGIQLKSKQRVLDGMRTTIQHKEEWRKEYDELKKGLGQQAERFQYTSDVAKKIQEVASSSGVQINATRQMTEEDKGVYRVLPVQCTVEATTESLVKFLFALQTGAGFMSVEQLTLSPRPENPGILRCEIQVRALSGKMGSTNS from the coding sequence ATGAAAATCACCAAACGAGAACGCGGGATATTGGTTGTTGCCGTCACGGCGGCCGTGTTGATCAGTAACTACTTTCTGGTCATTCCTCTTCTGCGTAATTGGCGGGAAACCGGTATCCAACTCAAGAGCAAGCAACGCGTACTCGACGGTATGCGGACGACGATTCAGCACAAGGAAGAGTGGCGCAAGGAGTATGACGAACTCAAGAAAGGGCTTGGACAACAAGCCGAACGTTTCCAGTATACCTCCGATGTTGCGAAGAAGATCCAGGAGGTCGCCAGCAGTTCCGGTGTTCAAATCAACGCAACACGCCAGATGACTGAGGAAGACAAAGGCGTGTATCGCGTGTTGCCGGTGCAGTGTACCGTTGAGGCGACAACCGAGTCGCTCGTGAAGTTTCTCTTCGCGTTGCAAACGGGCGCCGGTTTCATGAGTGTCGAGCAGCTGACGCTCTCGCCGCGCCCTGAGAATCCCGGCATCCTGCGCTGTGAAATCCAGGTCCGCGCCCTGTCCGGTAAAATGGGGAGTACCAACTCGTGA
- a CDS encoding GspH/FimT family pseudopilin: MMTTSATGSRRSRRAGFTLIELSIVAFIVAIILAMAVPNFIRSYNAAALNATGRTVITTCQFAKLNAVLRQQKVALYVNMDKRKISLTQFVGTNAPDDAESSTVVLKEIELSPRVGVASVQIGDQPAEQKGLVEATFYPNGTCDAFTITLRGVEKGSGLAIMVDPVTCRGMPWVVKL; this comes from the coding sequence ATGATGACGACATCGGCAACTGGCAGTAGACGCTCACGACGCGCCGGTTTCACGCTGATCGAGTTGAGCATCGTGGCGTTCATCGTTGCCATCATCCTGGCGATGGCGGTCCCCAACTTCATCCGCTCGTATAACGCGGCCGCCCTCAACGCGACCGGGCGAACGGTGATCACCACTTGCCAGTTTGCGAAGCTAAACGCCGTGCTACGCCAGCAAAAGGTTGCCCTGTACGTCAACATGGATAAACGCAAGATCTCGCTCACGCAATTCGTCGGGACCAATGCCCCTGACGACGCCGAATCATCAACCGTGGTTTTGAAGGAGATTGAACTCTCGCCGCGAGTCGGGGTGGCCTCCGTCCAAATTGGCGACCAGCCGGCGGAACAGAAAGGGCTGGTGGAGGCGACTTTTTACCCGAACGGGACTTGCGATGCGTTCACGATTACGCTTCGCGGCGTGGAGAAGGGAAGCGGTCTGGCGATCATGGTCGACCCCGTGACGTGTCGCGGCATGCCGTGGGTCGTGAAGCTATGA
- the gspD gene encoding type II secretion system secretin GspD: protein MRIRLLTVGLSASLFFLAVAGSDEVASAQEATNAVVTTNAPAEQAAPPLPFPVVQPNQVPTNSENAAGKNPTQDVVEVPPPQAGATTPSSPLPQPQTNAPVAVKAPVPSPSPPAPTQPPPEAETIDFQFQGAPVTAILEWYARLTGKSIIAAPTLAGVINFRSQSKLTKSDALQALDSVLAINGIAAIPLGEKFLKVVQITTAKQEGLPVGKVTAPADTLGTQIIPLKYADATEVVTVLQPYLHPYGQLVPLQKSNSILISETAANLKQMMEIVAYVDQPSMLRMEMHSYVLAHAKAADVMARLQSIIQGAEQAGGHASVAGQPGQPPQAPGQIRRPGVPGQPGGAPGEESAVEGKVIMAADERTNKIFILTRPSNFGFFDKLIAELDAKVEPDVVMKVIELNYATAEDIASLLNSLITGSTPAAPARRTTGTPGSTTTGARPPSIPPPPAGGSAGSGVDTGFLQYAEGVRILPDPRTNSLLVMATKEDLVRIEQLVRSMDTSVAQVQIEVVIAELTLNNELDVGVDLFSRLWKAGEASGTGGNSTDGNTPVQLSPLSAISSNLPTAAALAGGAGGLTYFTTFRNLNLDTVVHALASTANSKVLSTPVIQTMDNQEADITVGESVPVPTSQTSSLVSGTGTLATSGVTSSIQYQDVAIELKVTPRINPDGYVRMDVEQKVNDLGANVNIGGTIVPTILKREAKSSLAVQDKSTIVLGGLIQQSKSLTTTKTPFFGDIPIIGQIFKSQANNKKRTELIIFIRPTVLRTDTAAVGEARRRLKMLGVSEELEQHYFPDANTVTNRVIPSGTSSRAPVPANRPVVAEPQPAVEDPTDRQSTKVKALKLEDGDIITQ, encoded by the coding sequence TTGAGAATACGACTTTTGACGGTTGGACTTTCAGCATCGCTGTTCTTTCTGGCGGTCGCGGGATCGGATGAGGTTGCCAGCGCCCAGGAGGCGACCAACGCTGTGGTGACAACGAACGCCCCGGCGGAGCAGGCAGCGCCGCCGCTGCCTTTTCCCGTAGTGCAGCCCAATCAGGTCCCAACAAACAGCGAGAATGCGGCTGGTAAGAACCCCACGCAAGACGTCGTGGAAGTTCCACCGCCACAAGCCGGTGCGACAACACCTTCTTCACCGTTGCCGCAACCCCAGACGAACGCGCCGGTTGCCGTCAAAGCCCCCGTTCCATCGCCTTCACCGCCAGCGCCAACGCAACCCCCCCCCGAGGCAGAGACGATCGACTTTCAGTTCCAGGGCGCCCCGGTCACCGCCATCCTCGAATGGTACGCGCGCCTGACGGGCAAGTCGATCATTGCGGCGCCGACCCTGGCGGGGGTAATCAATTTCCGGAGCCAGTCAAAATTGACCAAGAGTGACGCGCTCCAGGCGCTCGACAGCGTACTCGCAATCAACGGCATCGCTGCCATCCCTCTGGGCGAGAAGTTCCTCAAAGTCGTCCAGATTACCACGGCCAAACAAGAGGGCCTCCCCGTTGGCAAGGTAACCGCACCAGCCGATACGCTGGGGACACAGATCATCCCGTTGAAATATGCTGACGCGACGGAGGTCGTCACCGTGCTGCAACCGTACCTGCACCCCTATGGCCAGTTGGTGCCCTTGCAGAAATCCAACAGCATCCTGATCTCGGAAACCGCCGCCAATCTCAAACAGATGATGGAAATTGTGGCGTACGTCGACCAACCGTCGATGTTGCGCATGGAAATGCATTCCTACGTGCTCGCCCACGCCAAGGCCGCTGACGTCATGGCGCGCTTGCAGTCGATCATTCAGGGCGCCGAGCAGGCCGGTGGACATGCCTCGGTAGCCGGTCAGCCGGGGCAACCTCCCCAAGCGCCGGGGCAGATCCGCCGCCCGGGCGTACCGGGACAACCAGGCGGCGCGCCCGGTGAGGAATCCGCCGTTGAAGGCAAGGTCATTATGGCCGCCGACGAGCGCACCAACAAGATTTTCATCCTGACGCGACCAAGCAATTTCGGTTTTTTCGACAAGCTGATTGCCGAGTTGGACGCGAAAGTTGAGCCGGACGTGGTAATGAAGGTCATTGAACTCAACTACGCCACCGCCGAGGACATCGCTTCGCTTTTAAACTCGCTCATTACGGGCTCAACGCCTGCAGCGCCGGCGCGACGCACGACAGGCACTCCGGGCAGTACGACTACGGGAGCCCGACCGCCGTCCATCCCGCCGCCACCGGCCGGGGGCTCCGCCGGAAGCGGCGTGGATACCGGTTTCCTGCAATACGCCGAGGGCGTGCGCATTCTACCCGATCCGCGGACAAACTCGCTTTTGGTGATGGCGACCAAGGAAGATCTGGTGCGCATTGAGCAATTGGTCAGGAGCATGGACACGTCGGTGGCCCAGGTGCAGATCGAAGTGGTGATCGCCGAATTGACGCTCAACAACGAACTCGATGTCGGGGTCGACCTCTTTAGCCGGTTGTGGAAGGCCGGCGAGGCATCCGGCACCGGCGGTAACAGCACGGATGGCAATACGCCCGTTCAGTTGTCGCCGCTCAGCGCGATCAGCAGTAACCTGCCGACTGCGGCAGCCCTGGCGGGGGGCGCGGGCGGACTGACTTATTTCACCACGTTTCGGAATCTTAACCTCGACACGGTTGTCCACGCGCTCGCCAGCACCGCGAACAGCAAGGTCCTTTCGACACCCGTCATCCAGACGATGGACAATCAGGAGGCGGATATCACTGTTGGCGAATCGGTCCCTGTCCCCACCTCGCAAACGTCCTCCCTCGTTAGCGGCACGGGTACGTTGGCCACCTCCGGCGTGACCTCCAGTATCCAGTATCAGGACGTCGCCATTGAATTGAAGGTAACTCCGCGGATCAATCCCGATGGATACGTCCGGATGGACGTCGAACAGAAAGTGAACGATCTCGGCGCCAACGTTAACATTGGCGGGACGATCGTGCCGACCATCCTGAAAAGGGAGGCAAAATCATCACTGGCTGTTCAAGACAAGAGCACGATTGTTTTGGGCGGTTTGATCCAGCAATCAAAGTCGTTGACGACAACGAAAACGCCGTTCTTTGGGGATATTCCGATTATCGGACAGATTTTTAAGAGCCAGGCGAACAACAAAAAGCGCACCGAGCTGATTATCTTCATCCGGCCCACGGTTCTGCGCACCGATACGGCGGCCGTGGGTGAGGCCAGGCGGCGCTTGAAGATGTTGGGTGTGAGCGAAGAATTGGAGCAGCACTATTTCCCGGATGCCAATACGGTGACCAATCGAGTCATCCCGAGCGGTACCAGTAGTCGCGCGCCGGTTCCGGCAAATCGACCGGTCGTCGCGGAGCCGCAACCCGCGGTTGAGGACCCGACGGATCGCCAGTCGACGAAGGTCAAGGCCTTGAAGTTGGAGGACGGCGATATCATCACGCAGTAG
- a CDS encoding ComF family protein gives MPEQTQTSARPGAVQLWWRRACDIVWPRNCPFCSCSLSEIEPGIVCPDCLASAKPIEPPFCRQCASPFTGSVTGDTLVCGYCQDLRFYFSRAIAACRAEGVVRDCILRFKYQREMYFGPHLADWLQIAARRWIDWREVDAIVPVPLHPRKQRQREFNQAEYLADALGKALNTPVVKRRLRRVKDTSTQTKLSAEARARNMRGAFAVRDNTAFTGKRLVLLDDVFTTGATLDSCAKALRSAGAREVVALAVARGV, from the coding sequence ATGCCAGAACAAACTCAAACCTCTGCGCGCCCCGGGGCCGTCCAACTCTGGTGGCGACGCGCCTGCGACATAGTCTGGCCGCGGAACTGTCCTTTCTGCAGTTGTTCGCTCTCGGAAATCGAGCCGGGCATCGTCTGTCCCGATTGCCTGGCTTCCGCGAAACCCATTGAGCCCCCGTTTTGTCGACAATGCGCGTCACCGTTCACCGGCTCGGTCACGGGTGACACGCTCGTGTGCGGGTATTGCCAGGACTTGCGCTTTTATTTCTCACGTGCCATCGCGGCTTGCCGGGCCGAAGGCGTCGTGCGCGACTGCATCTTGAGATTCAAGTATCAACGTGAGATGTATTTTGGCCCGCATCTGGCGGATTGGTTGCAAATCGCCGCCCGCCGCTGGATCGACTGGCGGGAAGTGGACGCCATCGTCCCTGTGCCGTTGCATCCGCGCAAACAACGGCAGCGCGAGTTCAATCAGGCTGAATACCTCGCGGATGCGCTGGGGAAAGCACTGAACACCCCGGTTGTGAAGCGACGTCTGCGTCGGGTGAAAGACACCTCGACACAAACGAAGCTGAGCGCGGAGGCACGGGCGAGAAACATGCGTGGCGCGTTCGCCGTACGCGATAACACCGCTTTCACAGGCAAACGCCTTGTGCTATTGGATGACGTGTTTACCACGGGCGCAACGCTCGATAGTTGTGCCAAGGCGCTGCGGTCGGCGGGAGCCAGGGAAGTCGTGGCGCTGGCTGTCGCGCGAGGCGTGTAA
- the gspG gene encoding type II secretion system major pseudopilin GspG: MKPNKFSSRSGFTLLEIMLVVVIIGMLITVAVVKLSGSSEKARLIATRNQIDSYKNALGVYELDNGMFPTTEQGLQALITQPSGVTLPNWKGPYLDPPVLRKDQWGRDYIYRYPGQKIPNGYDLFSVGPNGNEGDDDDIGNWQ; the protein is encoded by the coding sequence ATGAAACCAAACAAGTTTAGTTCACGAAGCGGCTTTACGCTGTTGGAAATCATGCTGGTGGTCGTCATCATTGGCATGTTGATCACCGTGGCGGTCGTCAAGTTGTCCGGTTCATCGGAGAAGGCGAGGCTGATAGCGACGCGAAACCAAATTGATTCCTATAAGAACGCCCTCGGTGTCTACGAACTCGACAACGGCATGTTTCCAACGACCGAGCAGGGATTGCAAGCGTTGATCACGCAGCCGAGCGGAGTTACTCTCCCGAACTGGAAAGGCCCGTACCTCGACCCGCCCGTGCTTCGCAAGGACCAATGGGGCCGCGACTACATCTACCGGTACCCGGGCCAGAAGATTCCCAACGGCTACGACCTGTTCTCCGTTGGCCCCAACGGCAATGAAGGTGATGATGACGACATCGGCAACTGGCAGTAG
- a CDS encoding CPBP family intramembrane glutamic endopeptidase — protein MRTSKAIGLYAVAVVLLGALLAPWLFWTLQALAAHIPALGWLARQPFRRIFDRALLIVAFAGLWPLLRNVGFRSWRDLGYVKARGGWWHVLVGFAIGLGSFALLIIIEIAMRSRSVNLDKSGAQVAGAVLRYCVTGILVALVEETFFRGALQGALERGMSAVTAVVLASVIYSALHFVKPTHVVIPADQVTWSSGWTCLMGSVTRSVGERDVFVGFVTLFLAGCILGLAYARTRALYLSIGLHAGWVLANEFARWLGAYQIIEDKAAWLVLTVLLALVAWLCQNKLKPLRAPGPSNSGGDAPAT, from the coding sequence TTGAGAACATCCAAGGCCATCGGCCTTTATGCGGTCGCCGTCGTCTTGCTGGGCGCGCTGTTGGCGCCGTGGCTGTTTTGGACATTGCAAGCGCTCGCCGCGCACATTCCGGCCCTCGGCTGGCTGGCCCGGCAGCCATTCCGTCGCATTTTCGACCGCGCCCTCTTGATTGTCGCATTTGCGGGGTTGTGGCCGCTGCTGCGCAACGTCGGGTTTCGTTCCTGGAGAGACCTCGGCTACGTGAAGGCTCGTGGCGGGTGGTGGCACGTTCTCGTCGGGTTTGCGATCGGCTTGGGATCGTTCGCACTGTTGATCATCATCGAGATCGCAATGAGAAGCCGGTCCGTTAATCTCGACAAGTCGGGGGCGCAGGTGGCGGGCGCAGTTCTGCGTTATTGTGTCACGGGCATCCTCGTCGCGCTGGTCGAGGAAACGTTCTTTCGCGGGGCGCTCCAGGGCGCGTTGGAACGGGGGATGAGCGCCGTGACCGCCGTGGTTCTGGCGAGCGTGATCTATTCTGCGTTGCATTTTGTAAAGCCGACGCACGTGGTCATCCCGGCGGACCAGGTCACGTGGAGCAGTGGATGGACATGCCTCATGGGCAGTGTCACGCGGTCGGTTGGTGAACGGGATGTCTTCGTGGGATTCGTGACGTTGTTTCTGGCCGGCTGCATTTTGGGATTGGCTTATGCGCGGACGAGGGCATTATACCTCTCCATCGGATTGCACGCGGGGTGGGTCCTGGCCAATGAATTTGCCCGCTGGCTTGGGGCCTACCAGATTATTGAGGACAAAGCTGCGTGGCTTGTGCTCACGGTGCTGCTCGCGTTGGTTGCATGGCTATGCCAGAACAAACTCAAACCTCTGCGCGCCCCGGGGCCGTCCAACTCTGGTGGCGACGCGCCTGCGACATAG
- a CDS encoding type II secretion system F family protein, with protein sequence MPTFQYKAKTRAGELVNGSLAAGDRRAALAELGKLGFFPLAVESTETERDGKPGATGFRNRVKPRDVLMFTQQLSSLLRSGMSLSKALDTLERRTQKKALAAVLGDLRSGIEQGESLSDSLAKHPLIFSRFFVNLIKAGEASGALDDVLLRLGKHQQQMAEVREKVVGALLYPLVIVCVGICVIIFFMLVMVPRFAMMFKEMGRTMPLPTRILIGVSDAFVGYWWVGVLLIAGAVMAYRVRVRTPEGRLALDAWKLRLPVFGGIIMANAFAQFARTLATLLENGVPVLGALQIVEDTMTNRVIANELREARTRVTDGTSLSQPLAKGKIFPPLLIDMLAVGEESGEVVPALANIADTYESELSRTLKVFTTLLEPAIIIFMAMVVGAIVLSVLMAVFDITSGIGK encoded by the coding sequence ATGCCAACATTTCAATACAAGGCCAAAACACGCGCGGGCGAACTGGTCAATGGCTCGCTGGCGGCAGGTGACCGCCGGGCCGCGTTGGCCGAGTTGGGCAAACTGGGTTTCTTTCCGTTGGCCGTGGAGTCCACCGAGACGGAGCGGGATGGCAAGCCAGGGGCCACGGGCTTTCGGAACCGCGTCAAACCGCGCGACGTGCTGATGTTCACCCAACAACTTTCCAGCCTGCTGCGTTCGGGGATGTCGTTGAGCAAGGCGCTCGACACCCTGGAGCGACGCACGCAGAAGAAGGCGCTCGCGGCGGTGCTCGGCGATTTACGAAGTGGCATCGAGCAGGGCGAAAGCTTGTCCGACTCGCTGGCTAAACATCCCCTGATTTTTTCGCGTTTCTTCGTCAACCTGATCAAGGCGGGCGAGGCCAGCGGCGCTTTGGACGACGTGCTCCTGCGTCTCGGAAAGCATCAACAACAGATGGCGGAAGTGCGCGAGAAAGTGGTCGGCGCGTTGCTGTATCCTCTGGTCATCGTGTGCGTCGGGATTTGCGTCATCATCTTCTTTATGCTGGTGATGGTGCCGCGGTTTGCCATGATGTTCAAGGAGATGGGCCGGACGATGCCGTTGCCGACGCGAATCCTGATTGGTGTCAGTGATGCATTCGTCGGATACTGGTGGGTGGGCGTCCTCTTGATCGCCGGGGCGGTGATGGCCTATCGCGTGCGCGTCCGCACGCCCGAGGGACGGCTCGCGCTCGATGCGTGGAAGCTACGGTTGCCCGTGTTTGGCGGCATCATCATGGCCAACGCCTTCGCACAGTTCGCCCGCACGCTGGCCACGCTCCTTGAGAACGGGGTGCCGGTGCTTGGCGCGCTGCAGATTGTCGAAGACACGATGACGAACCGGGTGATCGCCAACGAACTCCGCGAGGCGCGCACGCGGGTGACCGACGGCACGAGCCTTTCCCAGCCGCTGGCGAAGGGAAAGATTTTCCCGCCCCTGCTGATCGACATGCTGGCAGTCGGGGAGGAAAGCGGCGAAGTGGTGCCGGCGCTGGCGAACATTGCCGACACCTACGAGTCGGAGTTGTCGCGAACACTGAAGGTATTCACGACCCTGCTGGAACCCGCCATAATCATCTTTATGGCAATGGTCGTGGGCGCGATTGTTCTGAGCGTGCTCATGGCTGTTTTCGATATCACGTCAGGCATTGGAAAATGA